The following DNA comes from Methanosarcina vacuolata Z-761.
GCCTCTTTTCGGCTATAGGAGAAAAGCCGGCTCCGAAAAAACGCATCAATCTGGAGCCTGTCCCTGACCTTGGAGTTTCTCTTCCCATTACCTGTCGTCACTGTAAGGAGGCTCCCTGTGTTTCGGTTTGCCCTACAAAAGCTATCTATCAGGATGAAAACGCCAGCATGGTAAGCTATGACCCGAATCGTTGCGTAGACTGCTGGATCTGTTCTACGGTATGTTCACGTTTTACTCCTCTCTATCATATGATTCTTGTTATGGGCTGCTGGACCAGTTCCATGAATCACAATCGTAAGGTAATCAGCAGGCAAGCTGAAGCAGGGATAAAATGTGACCTTTGCGAGGGTAGAGATATGCCTGCCTGCGTTGAAGCCTGCCCTACACATGCCCTTATTTTCACAGAGGCGAACGAGGTTTAAAAGAAAAGTTACCTTAGCTGAACTGCCGTAGAACTTGCAAGTAAATAGAATCGTGATGGCGCATTCTCGGTTTCAAGCAATATTCCTATCTGCGCCATCGCTTCTTTCCTGAATGATACTTTATAAAGGATTATGTCATATCAACAACCATAACTTCAAAAGAAAATGGGGAGTCAGGTATGACTAACAGTTTTTACAGGAAGATAATGGTTGCAACCGACGGTTCGGAATCTGTTAGAAAAGCGGTCGAAACAGCAGTCGAAATCGCAAAAATAAGCGGTGCAAAGCTATATGCTGTGTACGTGATTGCTTCGGAAAGGTTTTCGATAACCTATCCAAAGGACATTGGATGGGAAAGGGCCATTTTTGAATACTTCAAGGCTGAAGGCAAGGAGGCTACGGCTTATGTCGAAAACTCCGGGAAAGCTGCAA
Coding sequences within:
- a CDS encoding 4Fe-4S dicluster domain-containing protein, coding for MKDLMIRPERCMGCRSCETACAVAHSESKSLFSAIGEKPAPKKRINLEPVPDLGVSLPITCRHCKEAPCVSVCPTKAIYQDENASMVSYDPNRCVDCWICSTVCSRFTPLYHMILVMGCWTSSMNHNRKVISRQAEAGIKCDLCEGRDMPACVEACPTHALIFTEANEV
- a CDS encoding universal stress protein, which codes for MTNSFYRKIMVATDGSESVRKAVETAVEIAKISGAKLYAVYVIASERFSITYPKDIGWERAIFEYFKAEGKEATAYVENSGKAANVEVESVILQGIPANELVNFAERSDIDLIVMGTLGRTRIERFLLGSVAENVVRHSKKPVLVVRGEIA